In one Acidobacteriota bacterium genomic region, the following are encoded:
- a CDS encoding O-antigen ligase family protein, whose translation CRRRPDPGRRPVLVAWSILLIVPLLQLTPLPAAVQRVISPVHAQVMSRVQATGLVDPRALHTAVSIFPGRTVEQFLLFAALAAVFWVGRELLRDAGARRRLSIGLIVLASGETCFGLLQYLGKIPHIFLAPGREVAEVASGTYINRNHFAGFLEMAFPVVIALAYGLFYARIRPAIDTYSGRWRKLFTHPRTPVFTLLLFTGAWLCLGLIFSMSRGGILAMLLTVAFLSVLTAMRHSRRRIQLVALLFVLLVGGYAVWLGLDPVLTRFERIMDEEGVMTEGRLPVWKDTVDLIRDFPLLGVGLGNYRYAFLSYNETPMNVVYDHAHNDFLQYTAELGIPAGFTLIAFVLAAVFFACRGFIRTPSVSRQAALLGAAGGVFSILAHSVTDFNLQIPANMALFTMLLAAISAVLAEERAAEESAPADDSAEDDDL comes from the coding sequence TGCCGGCGGCGGCCGGACCCCGGCCGGCGACCAGTCCTGGTCGCCTGGTCCATCCTGCTCATCGTCCCACTCCTGCAGCTGACGCCTCTGCCCGCGGCGGTCCAGCGGGTGATCAGCCCAGTGCACGCCCAAGTCATGTCGCGCGTCCAGGCCACCGGCCTGGTCGATCCCCGCGCGCTGCACACCGCCGTCAGCATCTTCCCCGGCCGGACCGTGGAGCAGTTCCTCCTTTTCGCCGCCCTGGCCGCCGTGTTTTGGGTGGGCCGGGAGCTGCTGCGGGACGCCGGCGCCCGCCGCCGGTTAAGCATCGGGCTGATCGTCCTGGCCTCGGGAGAGACCTGCTTCGGCCTGCTCCAGTATCTCGGCAAAATCCCGCACATCTTTCTGGCACCCGGCCGGGAGGTGGCGGAGGTGGCTTCGGGCACGTATATCAACCGCAACCATTTCGCCGGCTTCCTCGAGATGGCCTTTCCGGTGGTCATCGCCCTGGCTTACGGGCTGTTCTACGCCCGCATCCGCCCCGCCATCGACACCTACTCCGGCCGCTGGCGGAAGCTGTTCACCCATCCGCGCACGCCGGTTTTCACCCTGCTGTTGTTCACCGGCGCCTGGTTATGCTTGGGCCTGATTTTTTCGATGTCCCGGGGCGGTATCTTGGCCATGCTTCTCACCGTCGCCTTTCTGAGCGTGCTTACCGCGATGCGTCACAGCCGCCGGCGGATCCAGCTCGTCGCCCTGTTGTTCGTGCTGCTGGTGGGCGGGTATGCCGTCTGGCTGGGTCTCGATCCGGTTCTTACCCGGTTCGAACGGATCATGGATGAGGAAGGTGTCATGACGGAGGGGCGGCTTCCCGTCTGGAAGGACACCGTGGACCTGATCCGCGATTTTCCCCTGCTGGGCGTGGGGCTGGGCAACTACCGGTACGCCTTCCTGAGTTACAACGAGACGCCCATGAACGTGGTCTACGACCACGCCCATAACGATTTTCTGCAGTACACCGCCGAGCTGGGCATCCCGGCCGGTTTCACGCTCATCGCCTTCGTGCTGGCAGCGGTCTTCTTCGCCTGCCGGGGCTTCATCCGCACCCCCAGCGTATCGCGGCAGGCGGCGCTCCTCGGCGCCGCCGGCGGCGTGTTCAGCATCCTGGCCCACAGCGTCACCGACTTCAACCTGCAGATCCCCGCCAACATGGCCCTCTTCACCATGCTGCTGGCGGCCATCAGCGCGGTGCTTGCCGAGGAGCGGGCGGCGGAGGAATCCGCCCCGGCCGACGATTCGGCTGAAGATGACGACTTGTAA
- the dnaX gene encoding DNA polymerase III subunit gamma/tau has product MVPKSYQVIARKWRPQQFEEVVGQKTITRTLQNAIRLGRIAHAYLFTGTRGVGKTSTARILAKALNCHQGPTPNPCDACPSCLEIAQGNAIDVLEIDAASNRGIGEIRELRENVQYAPSRDRHKIFIIDEVHMLTTEAFNALLKTLEEPPAHVIFILATTELYKIPQTIVSRCQQFDFRIIPFDEIYERLRGILAEEGTRITDQSLRFVVKASGGSMRDAESALQKIVSLGGEGVSDEDVSALLGVVQQDFLNQTMRMILNQDHAGILDLIDRLYDRGHDLQNFLRAFMEFVRHVIVHKVTGSQQHLLFLSEEDIAVIREIAGQLTVEEFIRHYDLLLQADNQLRWTPFVRFHVEMAFLKLASMPKLASLEQILTALQEAPMPVRPAAPAAGPPVAEPAPKQPPPGAAPPIEPNSDRDRIRIFRDAIGKQHAPLKAMLPHVELHLSGRRLEIVVPENTFYERNFRHPNTQKQLEDIFIELFQTTPEISIRTKARTPENHVRQEDTQRLREEQKRVEALFMEDRVARALIDKVSGKWIFKRQP; this is encoded by the coding sequence ATGGTCCCTAAATCATACCAAGTCATCGCCCGCAAATGGCGCCCCCAACAATTCGAGGAGGTGGTGGGCCAGAAAACCATCACCCGCACCCTGCAGAATGCCATCCGCCTCGGCCGGATCGCCCACGCCTACCTGTTCACGGGTACGCGAGGCGTCGGCAAGACATCCACGGCCCGCATCCTGGCCAAGGCGCTCAACTGCCACCAGGGTCCCACACCCAATCCGTGCGACGCCTGCCCGTCCTGCCTGGAGATCGCCCAAGGCAACGCCATCGACGTCCTGGAGATCGACGCGGCCTCCAACCGCGGCATCGGGGAGATCCGCGAGCTGCGCGAAAACGTTCAGTATGCCCCCTCCCGGGACCGGCACAAGATCTTCATCATCGATGAAGTTCACATGCTGACCACCGAAGCGTTCAACGCGCTGCTCAAGACGCTCGAGGAACCGCCGGCCCACGTCATCTTCATCCTGGCGACCACCGAACTGTACAAGATCCCGCAGACCATCGTCTCCCGCTGTCAGCAATTCGATTTCCGGATCATCCCCTTCGACGAAATCTACGAGCGGTTGCGCGGCATCCTCGCGGAGGAAGGCACCCGGATCACCGACCAGTCGCTGCGCTTCGTGGTGAAAGCCAGCGGCGGGAGCATGCGGGACGCTGAATCCGCCCTGCAAAAAATCGTGTCGCTCGGCGGCGAAGGGGTCAGCGACGAGGACGTCTCCGCCCTGCTGGGCGTGGTGCAGCAGGATTTCCTGAACCAGACCATGCGGATGATCCTGAACCAGGACCACGCCGGCATCCTCGATCTCATTGACCGGCTGTACGACCGAGGCCACGATCTTCAAAATTTTCTCCGGGCCTTCATGGAGTTCGTCCGGCATGTCATCGTCCACAAGGTCACCGGCAGCCAGCAGCATCTGCTGTTCCTGTCGGAAGAGGACATCGCAGTGATCCGCGAGATCGCCGGGCAGCTGACCGTCGAAGAGTTCATCCGCCATTACGACCTCCTGCTGCAGGCGGACAACCAGCTCCGCTGGACGCCCTTCGTCCGTTTCCACGTCGAGATGGCATTTCTGAAACTGGCCTCAATGCCCAAGCTGGCGTCGCTGGAACAGATCCTGACCGCCTTGCAGGAGGCGCCCATGCCGGTGCGGCCGGCCGCGCCGGCCGCCGGGCCACCGGTTGCGGAACCCGCGCCCAAACAGCCACCGCCGGGCGCCGCTCCGCCGATCGAGCCAAACTCCGATCGTGACCGGATCCGCATCTTCCGGGATGCAATCGGCAAGCAGCATGCGCCGCTCAAGGCCATGCTCCCCCACGTTGAGTTGCACCTGTCCGGCCGGCGTCTCGAGATCGTCGTACCCGAGAATACTTTCTATGAGCGGAACTTCCGCCACCCGAACACCCAGAAGCAGTTGGAGGATATCTTCATCGAACTCTTCCAGACAACTCCGGAAATCTCCATCCGCACCAAGGCGCGAACCCCGGAGAACCATGTCCGGCAGGAGGACACCCAGCGTCTCCGCGAGGAGCAAAAGCGGGTGGAGGCCCTCTTCATGGAGGACCGGGTGGCCCGCGCACTCATCGACAAGGTGAGCGGCAAATGGATCTTCAAGCGTCAACCCTGA
- a CDS encoding YbaB/EbfC family nucleoid-associated protein: MDFQKLYQHAQEIQSRLMDEMEQAEVEGDSGGGMVRARMNGKKELLSLTIDPETLRHVEPAMLQDLIVAAVNQCARKVDKLLAEKLGGLAGRMNLPGLFGL; encoded by the coding sequence ATGGATTTTCAAAAGCTCTACCAGCATGCCCAAGAGATCCAGTCCCGCCTCATGGATGAAATGGAGCAGGCCGAAGTCGAGGGGGACAGCGGCGGAGGCATGGTTCGGGCCCGCATGAACGGCAAGAAGGAGCTCCTGAGTCTGACCATCGATCCTGAGACCCTGCGGCACGTGGAGCCCGCGATGCTGCAGGATCTCATCGTCGCCGCGGTGAACCAGTGCGCCCGCAAGGTGGATAAGCTGCTGGCGGAGAAACTCGGCGGGCTGGCCGGCCGGATGAACCTGCCCGGATTGTTTGGTCTTTAA
- the recR gene encoding recombination protein RecR has protein sequence MNPYSEPLADLIEVLKRLPGIGAKSAQRIAFYMLRAEPVYIDALVQAIQSTRQSVQLCPRCNNYTNLPVCDICAAARRDHSVICVVEKPFDIPAIERSGHFHGTYHVLHGALSPINGIGPDDLKITNLLIRLKDEHVQEVIVATNPDVEGEATAIYLSRLLKPLDVRVSRIALGLPVGSSLEYADEVTISRALDGRTPL, from the coding sequence ATGAACCCTTATTCCGAACCGCTGGCCGACCTGATCGAGGTGCTCAAGCGCCTCCCCGGCATCGGCGCGAAATCCGCCCAGCGGATCGCCTTTTACATGCTCCGCGCCGAGCCCGTCTACATCGACGCGCTCGTCCAGGCGATCCAGTCCACCCGCCAATCCGTGCAACTCTGCCCCCGATGCAACAACTACACCAACCTGCCGGTGTGCGACATCTGCGCCGCCGCCCGGCGCGATCACTCCGTGATCTGTGTCGTCGAGAAACCGTTCGACATCCCGGCCATCGAGCGGAGCGGTCACTTTCACGGCACCTATCACGTGCTCCACGGCGCCCTCTCGCCCATCAACGGGATCGGACCCGACGACCTGAAGATCACCAACCTTCTAATCCGGTTGAAGGACGAGCACGTCCAGGAGGTGATCGTGGCCACCAATCCCGACGTCGAGGGCGAGGCCACGGCAATTTACCTGTCCCGTCTGCTGAAGCCGCTGGATGTCCGGGTCAGCCGCATCGCCCTTGGCCTGCCGGTGGGCTCCAGCCTGGAATACGCCGATGAAGTGACCATCAGCCGGGCGCTCGACGGCCGGACACCGCTCTGA
- a CDS encoding pyruvate synthase, with product MSNYLEVRWHGRGGQGTVTGAKTLAEAILSKGKHIQAFPEYGPERRGAPVRVFNRFSDNPIRMHTPVKTPHIVLVVDPTLIGATNITEGLREDSIVIVNTTDTPAHIRKTLGLSPKQKVFTLPATKISIDEIGRALPNAPMMGGFVKAVPIMSIDDLLVEIRASFEGKFPEKIIEGNLSAIRRGYEEANSDV from the coding sequence ATGAGCAATTACCTGGAAGTTCGCTGGCACGGCCGCGGCGGGCAGGGTACGGTCACCGGCGCCAAAACGCTGGCCGAGGCCATCCTCAGCAAAGGCAAACACATACAAGCCTTTCCCGAATACGGCCCCGAACGGCGCGGTGCTCCGGTCCGTGTGTTCAACCGCTTTTCGGACAACCCCATCCGCATGCACACGCCGGTGAAGACGCCCCACATCGTCCTGGTGGTGGATCCCACCCTGATCGGCGCCACCAACATCACCGAGGGACTCCGTGAGGATTCCATCGTGATCGTCAACACCACGGACACGCCGGCGCATATCCGGAAAACCCTCGGGCTCAGCCCGAAGCAGAAGGTGTTCACCCTGCCGGCCACCAAGATTTCTATAGACGAAATCGGCCGTGCCCTGCCCAACGCACCCATGATGGGCGGCTTCGTCAAGGCGGTGCCCATCATGTCCATCGACGATCTCCTCGTGGAGATCCGCGCCAGCTTCGAGGGAAAGTTCCCTGAGAAGATCATCGAAGGCAATCTGTCCGCCATTCGGCGGGGCTATGAGGAGGCGAACAGCGATGTTTAA